The Drosophila teissieri strain GT53w chromosome X, Prin_Dtei_1.1, whole genome shotgun sequence genome has a segment encoding these proteins:
- the LOC122623814 gene encoding 39S ribosomal protein S30, mitochondrial, with the protein MLKLNLVSQLRTTYKRCLAGQSQLQLNSTDAEPAYPEIQDPSFKARKQKDAANWHEEIRQVPTVEEKMIKINIPRYYGFKVVDFNDSKIPYNALPLTQHYTRTVLEDLPSKSAKTQDPEQKDQPSEDGLFTAARGDVIDALEFAHDYYKHLEKQPNAAEHSPVERERILTQIIVEQLNRALLQSLSEEYKHLDEVEVDYNPRHEAFWAVGGVDPPKNVQKSKKGREWQKEMANESVDRLVQYTGAPYLALRHRKQLAPWKTEAESQNLELSKQLPRFKHDPRTLGYSTKHQHATNVPGYWPKGNEHNFGLLSFQSRANLQLRPKSYGEQDLLEALHSLAIKSSYAWLLAQANYNGFNTYNELTYPMNTQTVITNGREWSFYEYQLNTLLLHGNNVDANPRVNFCRGTKPLPLYAEISTSGKCVDFNDNALRHLLNFYANVPSIQRSIGEQQPYVASDVSAYENAEQRDFISKTFKYLASNRPRHLELPEIYLWEKLYKIDNNNRAMEAKRRFFELDINPWQRTLDTHDKEYVPRAVRPDVPKNKNRFKKTYYP; encoded by the exons ATGTTGAAGCTTAACCTTGTAAGCCAGCTGCGAACGACGTACAAGCGTTGCTTGGCCGGACAGTCGCAGCTGCAGCTAAATTCCACGGACGCAGAGCCGGCATATCCGGAGATTCAGGATCCGTCCTTCAAGGCGCGCAAGCAGAAGGATGCGGCCAACTGGCACGAGGAAATTCGCCAGGTGCCCACCGTGGAGGAGAAGATGATCAAGATCAATATTCCCCGCTATTACGGCTTCAAGGTGGTCGACTTCAACGACTCGAAAATCCCCTACAACGCACTGCCGCTCACGCAACATTATACGCGCACAGTGCTCGAGGATTTGCCATCTAAATCGGCGAAGACACAGGATCCCGAGCAGAAGGACCAGCCAAGCGAAGATGGTCTTTTCACGGCGGCTCGCGGGGATGTCATCGATGCCCTCGAATTTGCCCACGACTACTACAA GCATCTGGAAAAGCAACCCAACGCTGCCGAACATAGCCCCGTTGAACGTGAGCGCATCCTAACGCAGATCATTGTGGAACAGCTGAACAGAGCTCTGTTGCAGTCCCTCAGCGAGGAGTACAAGCACCTGGATGAGGTCGAGGTCGACTACAATCCGCGCCACGAAGCCTTCTGGGCCGTTGGCGGCGTAGATCCACCCAAGAACGTGCAAAAATCAAAGAAGGGTCGGGAATGGCAGAAGGAGATGGCAAACGAGAGCGTCGATCGGCTGGTTCAGTATACGGGAGCACCGTACCTTGCCCTGCGCCATCGCAAGCAATTGGCGCCGTGGAAAACGGAAGCGGAAAGCCAAAACCTCGAGCTAAGCAAACAATTGCCCCGTTTCAAGCACGACCCGCGAACACTCGGCTACAGCACCAAGCATCAGCACGCCACCAATGTGCCAGGCTATTGGCCCAAAGGAAATGAGCACAACTTCGGTCTGCTCTCATTTCAATCTCGGGCAAACCTTCAACTCCGCCCGAAATCGTATGGTGAGCAGGATCTGCTAGAAGCTCTGCATTCACTGGCGATTAAATCGTCATACGCGTGGCTTTTGGCCCAGGCGAACTACAATGGCTTCAACACTTACAACGAACTGACCTATCCCATGAACACTCAAACTGTGATCACGAACGGCAGGGAATGGAGCTTCTACGAGTACCAGCTGAAtacgctgctgctgcacggcAACAACGTGGATGCAAATCCCCGTGTCAACTTCTGTCGCGGTACAAAGCCACTTCCGCTTTACGCTGAGATTTCGACGAGCGGAAAGTGTGTTGACTTCAACGATAACGCACTGCGGCACCTGCTTAACTTCTATGCTAACGTGCCATCTATTCAGCGGAGTATTGGAGAGCAGCAGCCGTACGTTGCATCCGACGTCTCCGCCTATGAGAACGCCGAACAGCGTGACTTTATTAGCAAAACCTTCAAATATTTGGCATCCAACCGACCGCGACACTTGGAGTTACCTGAAATCTACCTGTGGGAGAAGCTATACAAGATTGATAACAACAATCGCGCCATGGAGGCCAAGCGACGCTTCTTCGAGCTGGACATCAATCCTTGGCAACGAACGCTGGACACACATGACAAGGAGTATGTTCCCCGGGCAGTTCGACCAGATGTCCCTAAGAATAAGAACAGGTTCAAGAAGACGTACTACccttaa
- the LOC122624221 gene encoding platelet-activating factor acetylhydrolase IB subunit beta homolog, with product MNPCVLPTPLPDLDGDKRWHSIHRRFISDCREKDPDVIFLGDCIFETVQDSEAWNQYFAPLHCLNFSIRDDCTEHVLWRIENGALDNVNPKIVVLHVGTNNVRNSAEEVAEGVLANVTKIRQKLPNAYIVLPSLLPRGQQPNKLREKNANINEVVNGLTKGLYRVQTVAIDKGLVQSDGSISHHDMFDYKNLTNAGAKKILEPLYDLLSQILNENEPENDLTPSE from the exons ATGAATCCCTGTGTGCTGCCCACTCCATTGCCCGATCTGGATGGCGACAAGCGTTGGCACAGCATACACCGCCGGTTCATCTCTGATTGCCGCGAAAAGGATCCGGATGTGATATTCCTGGGTGACTGCATCTTCGAAACCGTCCAGGACTCGGAGGCTTGGAATCAGTACTTTGCACCGCTGCACTGCCTTAATTTCAGCATTCGCGACGATTGCACCGAGCACGTACTGTGGCGCATCGAAAACGGTGCGCTGGACAACGTGAATCCCAAAATCGTGGTCCTGCATGTGGGCACCAATAACGTGCGGAACAGTGCGGAGGAAGTGGCCGAAGGTGTGCTCGCAAACGTAACGAAAAtccgccaaaagctgcccaACGCCTACATCGTTCTTCCC TCGCTACTGCCGCGTGGACAGCAGCCCAATAAGTTGCGCGAAAAGAATGCCAACATCAACGAGGTGGTCAATGGATTGACCAAGGGCTTATATCGCGTCCAGACGGTGGCCATTGACAAGGGTTTGGTCCAGAGCGACGGCAGCATCAGTCATCACGATATGTTCGATTATAAGAATCTCACCAATGCTGGAGCGAAAAAGATTTTAGAACCACTCTACGATTTGCTTTCTCAAATTCTCAACGAAAACGAACCTGAAAACGATCTCACTCCCTCCGAATAA
- the LOC122623999 gene encoding EF-hand domain-containing family member C2, translating into MLRIPGMPLLPGTLFRDVSKGHYPKPQSLANVQGLSMLSDRQQPPPVESGGVTVDISCPPVGASSIYPPRSGPRMPPWLAYDKKVLCFYAYFKQTLQEVYHAPYLVRKVKIYYYLEDGTLEIYEPRVDNSGIVQGCVVHRQRVQKAPPCDNEFMSLIDLNVDQTVQIFDRQYHITGCDPFTRHFLNTRGITVPDPVKSPCDPTEEQRKRQNQPRSGNLIPKNHPFAQFLKYDRQILKFQAYWDDRTEFGDVRKLELCYYLSDDTIEIKEQHIRNSGRDGPTVFLKRGRLAREFEGLQLPGQMTPTTLLNVLGTNMRNVRYCVDPLNTGNKEIHYYREKDLQIGSVINAYGRAVVITELDPFTQNYYRQRYGIQDFTPLPIPARADDCAEHRSERQLPPYNGWGSYEDSVGNCISVEPKPPKSDFKKFIKYDRYVLRFGAKMLSTIKANCERIFVISYYLCDDTLQIQEIAVRNSGFLGGEFMKRTRLELPGQERFSCKQPQYYMPWNFFIGSTMSLKDFIFHIVSADEYTLMYMEHHQESFTHANVGLIMEKVKSALQNRMAEFVGSCVPDCTDLEKKRDVFVSFESFKGALIGIMGNQVSDHEIVSLCRHFSAEKSQPNACDRSTVRAAAHLELKRALWNARDDLMEHFHHINPTNQPFLPESKVRSALRGCRLPFSLELIDNILSILNRNECDDIEVCDLMNFIDVSCGKGCNMLPVNHAFELCPKIPFLNKGRVVNFTCFLRELNLPLNLPAGGEKNHDAMGEGRIMPPSAMSDADLQKMHEDDAHAA; encoded by the exons aTGCTGCGCATTCCTGGTATGCCCCTTCTTCCGGGGACTCTCTTCCGCGAT GTATCCAAGGGACATTACCCCAAGCCGCAATCGCTGGCCAATGTCCAAGGACTCAGCATGCTGAGTGATCGCCAGCAACCGCCTCCTGTGGAATCGGGCGGCGTTACGGTGGACATCAGCTGTCCCCCCGTTGGGGCCTCCTCCATATATCCACCCCGTTCGGGTCCCCGGATGCCCCCATGGCTGGCATACGACAAGAAGGTGCTGTGCTTCTATGCCTACTTCAAGCAGACCCTTCAGGAGGTCTACCATGCGCCGTACCTGGTGCGCAAGGTCAAGATCTACTACTATCTGGAGGATGGCACTTTGGAGATCTACGAACCACGGGTGGACAACTCTGGGATTGTGCAGGGATGCGTGGTTCATCGGCAGCGGGTTCAGAAGGCGCCTCCCTGCGATAACGAGTTCATGTCCCTAATCGATCTGAACGTGGATCAGACTGTTCAGATATTCGATCGACAATATCACATCACCGGTTGCGATCCGTTTACAAGGCATTTTTTGAATACACGGGGCATCACTGTTCCCGATCCGGTCAAATCACCATG CGATCCCACGGAGGAGCAGAGAAAGCGTCAGAACCAACCGCGATCCGGTAACCTAATCCCGAAGAACCATCCGTTTGCCCAGTTCCTCAAGTACGACAGGCAAATACTCAAGTTTCAGGCGTACTGGGATGATAGAACCGAGTTCGGAGATGTGCGCAAGCTGGAGCTGTGCTACTACCTCTCCGATGACACCATCGAAATCAAGGAGCAACACATTCGCAACTCAGGACGCGACGGGCCCACCGTTTTCCTCAAACGTGGACGCTTGGCTCGG GAATTCGAAGGACTCCAGCTGCCAGGTCAGATGACTCCGACGACGCTGCTGAATGTGCTGGGCACCAACATGCGCAACGTACGCTACTGCGTGGATCCGCTGAACACCGGAAACAAGGAGATCCATTACTATAGGGAAAAGGATCTGCAGATAGGCAGTGTGATAAACGCCTATGGTCGTGCGGTGGTGATAACCGAACTGGATCCCTTCACCCAGAACTACTACCGCCAGCGCTATGGCATACAGGACTTTACCCCACTGCCAATCCCCGCCAGAGCCGATGATTGTGCCGAACACAGATCCGAACGACAACTGCCACCTTACAATGGATGGGGTAGCTACGAGGATTCGGTGGGCAATTGCATATCGGTGGAACCGAAGCCGCCAAAGTCTGACTTCAAGAAGTTCATCAAATACGATCGTTATGTGCTCCGTTTTGGCGCCAAGATGCTCTCGACCATCAAGGCGAACTGCGAGCGAATCTTCGTGATCAGCTACTATCTATGTGACGATACGCTGCAAATCCAGGAGATCGCCGTGCGGAACTCCGGATTCCTTGGTGGCGAATTCATGAAGCGCACGCGATTGGAGTTGCCCGGACAGGAGAGGTTCTCCTGCAAGCAGCCGCAATACTACATGCCGTGGAACTTCTTCATCGGATCGACCATGTCGCTGAAGGACTTCATCTTTCACATTGTCTCGGCGGATGAGTACACCCTGATGTACATGGAGCACCATCAGGAGAGCTTCACCCATGCAAATGTGGGCCTCATCATGGAGAAGGTGAAGAGTGCCCTGCAGAATCGCATGGCGGAGTTTGTGGGATCGTGTGTACCGGATTGTACGGATCTCGAGAAGAAGAGGGATGTCTTTGTATCCTTCGAGAGCTTCAAGGGCGCCCTCATCGGCATTATGGGTAACCAGGTCAGTGATCACGAGATCGTCAGCCTCTGCCGGCACTTTTCCGCGGAGAAGAGTCAACCAAATGCCTGCGATCGATCCACCGTGCGGGCGGCGGCTCATCTGGAGCTGAAGAGAGCCCTGTGGAATGCTCGGGATGATCTGATGGAGCACTTCCATCACATCAACCCGACCAACCAGCCATTCCTGCCCGAGTCCAAGGTGAGATCGGCACTGCGGGGTTGTCGTCTGCCATTCTCGCTGGAGCTGATCGACAATATACTCTCGATTTTGAATCGGAACGAGTGCGATGACATCGAGGTGTGCGACCTGATGAACTTCATCGACGTATCCTGCGGCAAGGGTTGCAACATGCTGCCCGTGAACCACGCCTTCGAGCTGTGCCCCAAGATCCCCTTCCTGAACAAGGGTCGTGTGGTGAACTTCACCTGCTTCCTGAGGGAACTGAATCTGCCCCTCAACCTGCCAGCCGGCGGTGAGAAGAACCACGATGCCATGGGAGAGGGCAGGATAATGCCACCCTCGGCCATGTCCGATGCCGATCTCCAGAAGATGCACGAAGACGACGCACACGCGGCTTGA
- the LOC122623662 gene encoding uncharacterized protein LOC122623662 isoform X1 — protein sequence MKVWNAHHIFLVILVSSAVPLIGALSSTVCADRFTGLSFADPASCSSFYVCQRGNAIRRECSSGLYYDPKIQTCNLPGLIKCFNGDRGVALLPEVKRNGTALPDGKPKEVATTTPPHTTTCPPTTTVPPVVTTKSPKRAATAIPISQDDSVGDPVTQDTPHGIDVLRSSRDCRGINDGEYLTDPKHCRRFYMCHKNRAKRHNCPRNHWFDRETKSCQQREKVLNCPSNRN from the exons ATGAAAGTTT GGAATGCACACCACATATTCCTGGTGATCCTAGTGTCCTCGGCGGTGCCATTGATCGGAGCATTGAGCAGCACCGTTTGTGCGGATCGCTTCACTGGCCTCTCGTTCGCGGACCCGGCCAGTTGCTCCAGCTTCTATGTGTGCCAGCGTGGAAATGCCATTCGGCGGGAGTGCTCCAGTGGTCTGTACTACGATCCCAAGATCCAGACCTGCAATCTGCCCGGCCTAATCAAATGTTTCAACGGGGATCGCGGCGTGGCTTTGCTGCCAGAAGTCAAACGAAACGGCACAGCGCTGCCTGATGGAAAACCCAAGGAGGTGGCCACCACGACACCACCACACACAACCACCTGTCCACCGACGACGACTGTGCCACCAGTAGTGACCACCAAAAGCCCGAAAAGGGCTGCCACAGCTATACCAATAAGCCAAGATGATTCAGTTGGCGACCCAGTTACCCAAGATACACCGCACGGAATCGATGTGTTGAGATCCTCGCGCGATTGCCGTGGAATAAACGATGGCGAGTACTTGACAGACCCCAAGCATTGCCGCCGTTTCTATATGTGCCATAAAAATCGGGCCAAGCGCCACAATTGCCCCCGGAATCATTGGTTCGACCGAGAGACCAAATCCTGCCAGCAGCGAGAGAAGGTACTGAACTGTCCATCCAATCGGAATTAG
- the LOC122623662 gene encoding uncharacterized protein LOC122623662 isoform X2 — protein sequence MGNAHHIFLVILVSSAVPLIGALSSTVCADRFTGLSFADPASCSSFYVCQRGNAIRRECSSGLYYDPKIQTCNLPGLIKCFNGDRGVALLPEVKRNGTALPDGKPKEVATTTPPHTTTCPPTTTVPPVVTTKSPKRAATAIPISQDDSVGDPVTQDTPHGIDVLRSSRDCRGINDGEYLTDPKHCRRFYMCHKNRAKRHNCPRNHWFDRETKSCQQREKVLNCPSNRN from the exons ATGG GGAATGCACACCACATATTCCTGGTGATCCTAGTGTCCTCGGCGGTGCCATTGATCGGAGCATTGAGCAGCACCGTTTGTGCGGATCGCTTCACTGGCCTCTCGTTCGCGGACCCGGCCAGTTGCTCCAGCTTCTATGTGTGCCAGCGTGGAAATGCCATTCGGCGGGAGTGCTCCAGTGGTCTGTACTACGATCCCAAGATCCAGACCTGCAATCTGCCCGGCCTAATCAAATGTTTCAACGGGGATCGCGGCGTGGCTTTGCTGCCAGAAGTCAAACGAAACGGCACAGCGCTGCCTGATGGAAAACCCAAGGAGGTGGCCACCACGACACCACCACACACAACCACCTGTCCACCGACGACGACTGTGCCACCAGTAGTGACCACCAAAAGCCCGAAAAGGGCTGCCACAGCTATACCAATAAGCCAAGATGATTCAGTTGGCGACCCAGTTACCCAAGATACACCGCACGGAATCGATGTGTTGAGATCCTCGCGCGATTGCCGTGGAATAAACGATGGCGAGTACTTGACAGACCCCAAGCATTGCCGCCGTTTCTATATGTGCCATAAAAATCGGGCCAAGCGCCACAATTGCCCCCGGAATCATTGGTTCGACCGAGAGACCAAATCCTGCCAGCAGCGAGAGAAGGTACTGAACTGTCCATCCAATCGGAATTAG